The Plasmodium gaboni strain SY75 chromosome 9, whole genome shotgun sequence DNA segment TAAGgtaaacaaaaatatataaagagaaaataaataaataaataaatatatatatatatatataattactatatatatattacattattcaataaaacaaataattGTATAGGCAATTTATgaatacatattataaataaatttacatatatatatatatatatatatatatatatatatgttattataaatgtaCCCAAAAAGTATTCATACATgtaatcatatattttttattttcctcATAATTATAGCCTGCATGGAGAAAACCAAGAGGTATTGATTGCCGTGTGAGAAGAAGATACAAAGGTACCAATTTGATGCCAAGTATTGGATATGGTAGTAATAAGAAAACCAAATTCTTATTACCAAATAATAAGTACAAATATGTTgttaaaaatgtaaaagAAATGGAACCATTAATTATGAACCATACAAAATACTGTGTACAAATTGCTCATAACGTATCAAgcaaaaaaagaaaacaaatTATTGAGAGAGCTAAACAAATGAATGTTTCTGTTATAAATGCTAAAGCTAGATTACAAAAAACagaagaataaaaatatatatatactcctatatatatgtgcTATACgcttttttatatattaattcattttttttttttttttttttttttttttaaatatgtatttatataaatattactcatatttatgtttatacTTATAAGAAAccaaaatatttataataaacatttaaaaataattaatgaaataaatcatattttcatatattataaaatgagtttaaagaaatactttttttaacatttatatattaaacatattatcttataatatttacattCTTCCCAAACTCTACAACATAATGAAAATTTGTACTACatatactattattattattatgatatatgatgttatatttatttttaataattttcttGGGATTGCTTTCATATATTTGTCTTATATGGTAAATTTAtaagtattttttttaccaAAATAATTCCTTTAAGCAATACACcaaatacatatatatatatatatatatatatatatatatatatatatgcatattaTTTTAGAAAGCCACTATTTTATGTTCATAGTAGCActtaaatattaatatatatacagagaaaattatttctacaaatatttatatcaaaCAAGAgtttttattacatatatatatatatatatatatacttgttccttcatatttatatatgttaaaaaaaaatatatattagaaaaaataaaatacagTTTACCTCTTTTCATTAGTGGTAAACTATtaaatatggaaaaaaatttaaacataaatatatacatatatatatatatatatatatatatatatatgtttgtaTGTGAATACcacttatattttttttaatttatgatacataaattattataaggTATCAcataatgaaaaaaaaaaaaataaaataataataaaaatattcacTCGAAGTGATCTACAAAAGTATgatattatacatatatatattaaataatcCTTAGttcctttattttatttattcattttctttttaatattctTCCATTTCTCTTTTTTCATTAACTTCAACTTTCACGTGTAccttatttatattgtcTTGTGCATACTTTTGATTTTTTTCATGAATATTTTTAGCCTCCTTATTATCTACTTTTCctatattatcattatttttaaagtCCTCATTCTTTGAATATTTCATATCAATATCTTTCCCATCTTTGAAATCTTGAACATTTTTTGTTTCCACAACCATTTCATTTttgtcattttttttttcattttcatcttcggtatattttatttctcCCTCATTTTCATCGTCTACTCCTGCTGTTTCACTTTCTGGTTCATCTTCTGCTTGAGTAAAATCTTCTTCATcagaaaatataatttcatCATCTGTTAAGAGTCTTTCCATTTCAATTTGTTTTCTTCTTTCCTCTTCTAATCTCATTTGTTCATACGCTTCGTCTCTTAATTTAGgtaaattaatatttgaTAAATCTATTGTCTTTGCAGTATGTATgatattcaaaaaaaattctcCAATTTTTTGACCTTCTGATACTTTGTAATCATTTGGGAAAAGCTTTTGATCTAATCTTAATAATGCTAATAATTTTGAAACATCACTTGtattaattatttcttGTTCTAAAGTTTTACATAAAGCAATACtatatttgaataaaaatatttctccttcttttaataagttttcaaaaaataacataagAGATTCAAATGTTAACACATGCACATTTAATCCTATAAACCATTTAGAAACAAATGCTTCAGGTGTTatcaaattttttatatgttcatataatttgggatgaaaaatatttaaaatacTTAAAAACACTCGAGAATCTCTTACATATGCTTTTGGCATAGCTTTAAAATAACCTggtaaataatatttatgtaaacctgttattatttttactaCATCTTTAGGTTCcaaaaaaagtaataaaaaagatgatataaatgatatacCTTGATGATAATCATTTGTTATTGGATATATTGATTGTAACACttgtattaataattttcgattttcttctttattaaaTGTTCTTTCCGCAtctaattttattattcttaatATCTCTTTATCATTACAatcttcttttatttcgacatttatatcttcttttatataacttaacattatatcataaaaatgttCTGCACGcttacatatatattcacAGTTCTCTCgattaatataatttgCATTTCGTTTCAATATTGGTGCATCTTTTTCTTCGTCCCAAAATTTGTTACCCACTATCATCTTGTCTACcttttatttaatatttacatataaatgtatattaatatagatatataatatcctcttatacaatataatatacaaaaaaaaaattcaatatatatatatatatatattttttcaaattttatataagtaattctttttatctccttattattttgtctttatattatttttcttatatctttagcttatatattttttattcttttaaaagaatgtaaaaaaaaaaaaaaaaaaaaaaaaaaaaaaaaaaaaaaaaaaaaaaaaaaaaaaaaattttttttttttttttttttttttatttaaaaaaaaaaaataagtgtacgtaaaaaaaaaaaaaaaataagtgTACGtacaacaaaaaatatatttatgttaatataggtgttgaataaatatatattataatattggaacattgtttttatttttttagaagaattatatatatgtacgtatttttttttttaaggacattttttaaaaaggaacgacatattaaaagtatatgaaaataaaatatttccACGTGTATAAAAGAGAATTGtaaacatatacatatatatatatatatata contains these protein-coding regions:
- a CDS encoding 60S ribosomal protein L32: MAVKKVGKIVKKRTKKFTRFQSNRFMRVKPAWRKPRGIDCRVRRRYKGTNLMPSIGYGSNKKTKFLLPNNKYKYVVKNVKEMEPLIMNHTKYCVQIAHNVSSKKRKQIIERAKQMNVSVINAKARLQKTEE
- a CDS encoding putative GTPase-activating protein encodes the protein MIVGNKFWDEEKDAPILKRNANYINRENCEYICKRAEHFYDIMLSYIKEDINVEIKEDCNDKEILRIIKLDAERTFNKEENRKLLIQVLQSIYPITNDYHQGISFISSFLLLFLEPKDVVKIITGLHKYYLPGYFKAMPKAYVRDSRVFLSILNIFHPKLYEHIKNLITPEAFVSKWFIGLNVHVLTFESLMLFFENLLKEGEIFLFKYSIALCKTLEQEIINTSDVSKLLALLRLDQKLFPNDYKVSEGQKIGEFFLNIIHTAKTIDLSNINLPKLRDEAYEQMRLEEERRKQIEMERLLTDDEIIFSDEEDFTQAEDEPESETAGVDDENEGEIKYTEDENEKKNDKNEMVVETKNVQDFKDGKDIDMKYSKNEDFKNNDNIGKVDNKEAKNIHEKNQKYAQDNINKVHVKVEVNEKREMEEY